A genomic stretch from Chitinophaga agri includes:
- a CDS encoding peroxiredoxin family protein, whose translation MKRFLTILCCCLPFLLQAQSKTAVGPTDQPAYLQFPTVPNYKVTLPDGRIVNTKDNLKKNENAIVFVFSVDCDHCKHLTQEVLQNIDKFKKTKILMLTPFQPEQMKAYYNEYNIKNYPNIVMASEPTRQIMYFYNLHYFPGLFIYDKKQKFVKGYEGTVKLEEILSHLN comes from the coding sequence ATGAAGCGTTTTCTGACCATTTTATGCTGCTGTCTGCCTTTTCTTCTGCAGGCACAATCAAAAACAGCAGTCGGACCAACAGACCAGCCAGCTTATCTACAGTTTCCAACGGTTCCAAATTACAAAGTTACATTACCTGATGGACGCATTGTTAATACAAAAGATAATCTGAAAAAGAACGAAAACGCGATAGTCTTCGTTTTTAGTGTAGATTGTGATCACTGTAAACACCTGACACAGGAAGTACTCCAGAACATTGACAAGTTTAAGAAAACAAAGATTCTGATGCTAACTCCTTTTCAGCCGGAACAGATGAAAGCATATTATAATGAATATAACATCAAAAATTACCCAAATATTGTAATGGCCAGTGAGCCAACCCGCCAGATCATGTATTTCTATAACCTCCATTACTTCCCGGGACTTTTCATTTACGATAAAAAACAAAAATTCGTGAAGGGCTATGAAGGCACGGTAAAACTGGAAGAAATACTGTCACATCTTAATTAA
- the efp gene encoding elongation factor P → MATTADIRTGLIIKLDNSLYSVVEFGQNKTARAAAKVWAKLKGVDNSRSIEHTWNSGDTIFPVRVEKKAFQFLYQDDSGYNFMDNETFEQIALPENMIDAPQFLKEGQEVGVSINTETDQPMSVELPDKIVVKVTYSEPGLKGDTATRTLKPATVETGATVNVPLFVNEGELIRVNTKNGEYVERVKE, encoded by the coding sequence ATGGCTACCACTGCAGATATCAGAACAGGATTAATTATTAAGCTGGATAACAGTTTATATTCTGTTGTAGAGTTTGGTCAGAACAAAACAGCCCGTGCTGCTGCTAAAGTATGGGCTAAACTGAAAGGTGTTGACAATAGCAGGTCTATTGAACATACCTGGAACTCAGGCGACACGATATTCCCTGTGCGTGTTGAGAAGAAAGCATTCCAGTTTTTATACCAGGATGACAGTGGCTACAATTTCATGGATAACGAAACTTTCGAGCAGATCGCGCTGCCTGAAAACATGATCGATGCACCACAATTCCTGAAAGAAGGTCAGGAAGTGGGTGTTTCTATCAACACCGAAACCGATCAGCCAATGAGCGTAGAGCTGCCTGACAAGATCGTTGTAAAAGTTACTTACTCCGAGCCAGGCCTGAAAGGTGATACCGCTACCCGTACGCTGAAACCAGCGACCGTTGAAACTGGTGCTACTGTCAACGTTCCGCTGTTCGTAAACGAAGGTGAACTGATCAGAGTAAACACCAAAAACGGTGAATACGTTGAAAGAGTAAAAGAATAG
- the accB gene encoding acetyl-CoA carboxylase biotin carboxyl carrier protein → MDFKQIQELVKMVNKSNISELSIEQDKFKITIKQKDNEQPVYTVPAVAAPVYQPIPQAAPATQAAPAAAAEAPKAEAKADNLVTIKSPMIGTFYRSPGPDKPSFVNVGDDVTSGKVVCIIEAMKLFNEIESEVSGKIVKVLVDDASPVEYDQPLFLVEP, encoded by the coding sequence ATGGATTTTAAACAGATTCAGGAGCTGGTAAAAATGGTCAATAAGTCCAATATCAGCGAACTGAGCATAGAGCAGGACAAGTTTAAGATTACAATAAAGCAAAAAGATAACGAACAGCCAGTTTATACTGTTCCCGCAGTAGCGGCTCCGGTTTATCAGCCAATCCCACAGGCTGCTCCTGCCACCCAGGCTGCTCCGGCAGCTGCTGCAGAAGCTCCTAAAGCAGAAGCAAAAGCTGATAACCTGGTAACCATCAAATCTCCAATGATCGGTACTTTCTATCGTAGCCCTGGTCCAGACAAACCATCTTTCGTAAATGTTGGCGATGATGTTACTTCTGGTAAAGTGGTTTGTATCATTGAAGCAATGAAACTGTTCAACGAGATCGAAAGTGAAGTGAGCGGTAAAATAGTAAAGGTACTGGTAGACGATGCTTCCCCTGTGGAATACGATCAGCCTTTGTTTTTGGTAGAACCATAA
- the accC gene encoding acetyl-CoA carboxylase biotin carboxylase subunit: protein MFKKILIANRGEIALRIIRTCKEMGIKTVAVYSTADKDSLHVKFADEAVCIGKPQSSESYLNIPHLMAAAEITNADAIHPGYGFLAENARFAEICGEHGIKFIGPTPEMIRKMGDKMTAKETMIAAGVPVIPGSGGLLQSLEEAKTLSKEMGLPIILKATAGGGGKGMRVVWKDEELENAYNMAKNEARAAFNNDGIYMEKFVEEPRHIEIQVAGDQYGKVCHLSERDCSIQRRHQKLVEESPSPFMTPELREKMGEAAIKAASAINYESVGTIEFLVDKHRNFYFMEMNTRIQVEHGVTEEVINFDLIKEQIKIAAGIPISGKNYTPEMHVIECRINAEDPYNDFRPSPGKITTLHIPGGHGVRVDSHIYAGYVIPPYYDSMVAKLITIAQTREEAINTMERALSEFVIEGVKTTIPFHQQLMRDENFRKGNFTTKFTETFKLV from the coding sequence ATGTTTAAGAAAATATTGATTGCCAACCGTGGAGAGATCGCCTTGCGTATCATTCGCACCTGTAAGGAAATGGGCATCAAAACGGTGGCTGTTTACTCTACCGCAGATAAAGATAGTCTGCACGTAAAGTTTGCAGATGAAGCGGTGTGTATTGGTAAACCACAGAGCAGCGAATCCTATCTGAATATACCTCACCTGATGGCAGCAGCAGAAATCACTAATGCTGATGCGATCCATCCAGGTTATGGCTTCCTTGCAGAAAACGCACGTTTTGCGGAGATCTGTGGCGAGCACGGTATTAAATTCATCGGCCCTACTCCGGAAATGATCCGTAAAATGGGTGATAAGATGACCGCAAAAGAGACGATGATCGCTGCAGGTGTACCTGTCATTCCAGGTTCCGGTGGTTTATTACAAAGTCTCGAAGAAGCGAAGACGCTGTCTAAAGAAATGGGCCTGCCTATCATCCTGAAAGCAACTGCTGGTGGTGGTGGTAAAGGTATGCGTGTGGTTTGGAAAGACGAAGAGCTGGAGAACGCATACAACATGGCTAAAAATGAAGCCCGTGCCGCTTTCAATAACGATGGTATCTACATGGAGAAATTCGTGGAAGAGCCTCGCCACATTGAAATCCAGGTTGCAGGTGACCAATATGGTAAAGTATGTCACCTCAGTGAGCGTGACTGCTCTATCCAGCGCCGTCACCAGAAACTGGTTGAAGAATCTCCTTCTCCTTTCATGACGCCGGAACTGCGTGAGAAGATGGGCGAAGCCGCTATCAAAGCTGCTTCTGCTATCAATTACGAAAGTGTTGGTACCATTGAGTTCCTGGTTGATAAACACCGTAACTTCTACTTCATGGAAATGAATACCCGTATCCAGGTAGAACACGGTGTTACTGAAGAGGTTATCAACTTCGACCTGATCAAGGAACAGATCAAGATCGCTGCTGGCATTCCTATCTCAGGTAAGAACTACACACCGGAAATGCACGTAATCGAATGTCGTATCAACGCTGAAGATCCGTACAATGATTTCCGTCCATCTCCAGGTAAGATCACTACCCTGCATATTCCAGGTGGCCATGGTGTACGTGTGGATTCCCACATCTATGCCGGTTATGTAATTCCTCCGTACTACGATTCAATGGTGGCTAAACTGATCACTATTGCACAGACACGTGAGGAAGCTATTAACACAATGGAGCGTGCGTTGAGCGAATTTGTAATAGAAGGTGTTAAAACCACTATTCCGTTCCATCAGCAGCTGATGCGTGATGAAAACTTCCGTAAGGGTAACTTTACGACCAAATTCACAGAAACTTTCAAACTGGTTTAA
- a CDS encoding glutamine synthetase III family protein, producing MQSLRFTALENLSGVDLKIKPEQLNGTKITEVFGSNVFAGKVVRENLSDEAYKSLMNSIKSGTKIDRKMSEQIASGLKQWAMKKGVTHYTHWFQPLTGTTAEKHDSFFTLKGDGSALETFDGDALVQQEPDASSFPNGGLRATFEARGYTAWDPSSPPFILEQGQGKTLCIPTIFVAYTGESLDYKAPLLKALSAIDKAAVDVCNYFDKNVTKVTATLGWEQEYFLVDESLANARPDLVMCGRTVVGHAPSKGQQLEDHYFGSIPERAYAFMRDFEVESYKLGIPLRTRHNEVAPSQFECAPIFEEVNIAVDHNSLLMDVMTKVAKRHKLRVLLHEKPFAGVNGSGKHNNWSLATDTGVNLLAPGKTPKTNLMFLTFFVNTIKAVHDYADLMRASIASPSNDFRLGANEAPPAIISVFSGKYLYDVLQEVKTRVSNKFDEQDEAILKLDLHRHIPELMLDNTDRNRTSPFAFTGNKFEFRAVGSSANCASAMTVMNTIMAKTLANFKIEVDALIDKGEKKEIAIMQTLRKYIVDSEKILFEGDGYSEEWEKEAEKRGLPNVKTTPKALDAYVTEKSTKLFTEVGIYNEKELHARHEILLEDYVKKVQIEARVIGDLATNTILPSAITYLNSLITNINGLKGIGLGDSAVKAQTQIASKIAEHINVISENVQAMIEARKVANKVTDSRQKAIDYCDKIKPYFDIIRYHADKLEFLVDDKQWALPKYRELLFLR from the coding sequence ATGCAATCGTTACGCTTCACCGCACTGGAAAACCTTTCTGGTGTTGATTTAAAAATCAAGCCTGAGCAACTTAACGGTACAAAGATTACCGAGGTGTTCGGCAGCAATGTATTCGCAGGAAAAGTAGTGCGTGAGAATCTGAGTGATGAGGCTTATAAGAGCTTAATGAACTCTATTAAATCCGGCACCAAGATCGATCGTAAGATGTCCGAGCAAATCGCTTCCGGTTTAAAACAATGGGCGATGAAAAAAGGTGTAACTCACTACACCCACTGGTTCCAGCCATTAACCGGTACAACTGCTGAAAAACATGACTCATTCTTCACACTGAAAGGTGATGGTTCTGCCCTGGAAACTTTTGATGGTGATGCCCTGGTACAACAGGAACCAGATGCATCCAGCTTCCCGAATGGTGGTCTGCGTGCGACTTTCGAAGCACGTGGTTACACAGCCTGGGATCCATCCTCTCCTCCTTTTATCCTGGAGCAGGGACAAGGTAAGACACTTTGCATTCCTACTATATTCGTTGCTTACACCGGTGAATCACTGGACTACAAAGCACCTTTGCTGAAAGCACTTTCTGCTATCGATAAAGCGGCTGTAGACGTATGTAACTATTTCGATAAAAATGTAACCAAGGTTACAGCTACCCTGGGTTGGGAACAGGAATACTTCCTGGTAGACGAAAGTCTGGCTAATGCCCGTCCTGACCTGGTAATGTGTGGCCGCACTGTAGTTGGTCATGCTCCTTCCAAAGGTCAGCAGCTGGAAGACCACTACTTCGGTTCTATTCCTGAGCGTGCATATGCATTCATGCGCGATTTCGAAGTAGAATCCTATAAACTGGGTATTCCTTTAAGAACACGTCACAATGAGGTGGCTCCTTCCCAGTTCGAGTGTGCACCAATCTTCGAAGAAGTGAACATCGCAGTTGACCACAACTCCCTGCTGATGGACGTGATGACCAAAGTGGCAAAACGTCATAAACTGAGAGTATTACTGCACGAGAAACCATTCGCAGGTGTGAACGGTTCAGGTAAACACAACAACTGGAGCCTTGCTACAGATACTGGTGTAAACCTGCTGGCTCCGGGTAAAACGCCGAAGACCAACCTGATGTTCCTGACCTTCTTTGTAAATACGATCAAAGCGGTTCATGATTATGCTGACCTGATGAGAGCTTCCATTGCTTCCCCAAGCAATGACTTCCGTCTGGGTGCGAACGAAGCGCCTCCGGCTATCATCTCTGTGTTCTCAGGTAAATACCTGTACGATGTGCTGCAGGAAGTTAAAACCCGTGTGAGCAACAAATTTGACGAGCAGGACGAAGCGATCCTGAAACTGGACCTGCACCGTCATATTCCAGAGCTGATGCTGGACAACACTGACCGTAACCGTACTTCTCCTTTTGCCTTCACTGGTAACAAGTTTGAATTCCGCGCGGTAGGTTCTTCTGCAAACTGTGCTTCTGCGATGACAGTAATGAATACTATCATGGCAAAAACACTGGCAAACTTCAAGATAGAAGTAGATGCGCTGATCGACAAAGGCGAGAAAAAAGAGATTGCTATTATGCAAACTCTTCGGAAATATATTGTAGATTCGGAGAAAATTTTATTTGAAGGTGACGGTTATAGCGAAGAATGGGAGAAAGAAGCTGAAAAGAGAGGTCTTCCTAACGTAAAAACCACTCCTAAAGCACTGGATGCTTACGTTACCGAAAAATCAACTAAACTGTTCACTGAAGTAGGCATTTACAACGAGAAAGAATTACATGCACGTCATGAGATCCTGCTCGAGGACTATGTGAAGAAAGTACAGATCGAAGCCCGTGTGATCGGTGATCTGGCTACAAACACGATCCTGCCTTCTGCCATTACCTACCTCAACAGCCTGATTACCAACATCAATGGTCTGAAAGGTATTGGTCTCGGTGACAGCGCCGTTAAAGCGCAAACACAGATCGCCTCTAAAATAGCTGAACATATTAATGTCATCAGTGAGAATGTACAGGCTATGATCGAAGCGCGTAAAGTAGCTAATAAAGTTACTGACAGCCGACAGAAAGCTATAGATTATTGTGATAAAATTAAGCCGTACTTTGACATTATCCGTTATCACGCGGATAAACTGGAGTTCCTTGTAGATGACAAACAATGGGCACTGCCTAAGTACAGAGAGCTGCTTTTCTTGCGATAA
- the purL gene encoding phosphoribosylformylglycinamidine synthase subunit PurL, giving the protein MQTNVETTDKFSQTNVETAEQLGLTADEFERIKGILGRAPNFTELSMFSVMWSEHCSYKNSIVWLKSLPREGDRLLVKAGEENAGLVDIGDGYACVFKIESHNHPSAIEPFQGAATGVGGIHRDIFTMGARPIAALNSLRFGNINDKKTQHLVRGVVRGIGHYGNSFGVPTVGGEAYFEDCYNTNPLVNAMSVGVVKVGQTVSATSHGAGNPVFIVGSATGKDGIGGASFASADITEDSVEDLPSVQVGDPFQEKKLLEACLEIIPTGALVGMQDMGAAGITCSTAEMSAKGGHGMTINLDKVPTRQENMKAWEILLSESQERMLLVVHKGKEADVLRIFEKWDLHCVQIGEVTTDKHLKFYLHGHLEADIPADSLVLGGGAPQYHRAYTEPTYFEKVKAFDIHKIPDTLDPRFAAERLVKLPNIASKRWIYTQYDSMVGTANASTNAPSDAAIVTVKGSKKILALTTDCNSRYVYADPHLGGQIAVAEAARNIVCSGGEPVAITNCLNFGNPYDPEVYYQFVYAIKGMGEACRKFNTPVTGGNVSFYNQSPDGAVYPTPTIGMLGLLDNINDRITLDFKESGHLIYMLGRSRNDISSSEYLHKLIGIEFSPAPHFHLEEEHRLHQTIAKLNKAGIVQSAHDVSEGGLFITLLESAMAAGLGFDIHTNPNFRKDAFLFGESQSRAIVTIRPEDKEKFEAVLHTVVDATEHSVKFEKIGIVKGEHIIIDGEDWGTVASWKQPYDISIESHL; this is encoded by the coding sequence ATGCAAACTAACGTTGAAACTACAGATAAGTTCTCCCAAACCAATGTCGAAACTGCCGAACAACTTGGTCTGACTGCAGACGAATTCGAACGCATAAAAGGCATTCTGGGCCGCGCCCCAAATTTCACCGAATTAAGTATGTTTTCCGTGATGTGGAGTGAGCATTGCAGCTACAAAAACTCAATTGTATGGCTGAAATCCCTCCCCCGTGAAGGCGATCGCCTGCTCGTAAAGGCAGGAGAAGAAAATGCTGGCCTTGTCGATATCGGTGACGGCTATGCCTGTGTATTCAAGATCGAATCCCACAACCACCCTTCCGCAATTGAGCCCTTCCAGGGCGCTGCCACTGGGGTAGGAGGGATCCATCGCGACATCTTCACAATGGGAGCACGGCCCATCGCAGCGTTGAACTCCCTTCGCTTCGGAAACATCAATGATAAGAAAACACAGCACCTTGTAAGAGGTGTCGTAAGAGGTATCGGGCACTATGGTAATAGCTTCGGTGTGCCAACCGTCGGTGGGGAAGCGTATTTCGAAGACTGTTATAATACCAACCCGCTGGTGAATGCCATGAGCGTTGGTGTGGTAAAAGTTGGTCAGACTGTTTCCGCTACGTCGCACGGTGCGGGCAACCCAGTTTTCATCGTAGGTTCCGCTACTGGTAAAGACGGTATCGGAGGCGCCTCTTTCGCAAGCGCTGATATTACTGAAGATAGTGTGGAGGACCTGCCTTCCGTACAGGTAGGCGACCCTTTCCAGGAAAAGAAACTGCTGGAAGCCTGTCTTGAAATCATTCCTACAGGCGCACTGGTCGGTATGCAGGATATGGGTGCTGCTGGTATCACCTGCTCTACTGCCGAAATGAGCGCCAAAGGAGGACACGGTATGACCATCAACCTGGATAAAGTACCTACCCGTCAGGAAAACATGAAAGCCTGGGAAATACTGCTCAGTGAAAGCCAGGAAAGAATGCTGCTGGTGGTACATAAAGGCAAGGAAGCAGATGTACTGCGCATATTCGAAAAATGGGATCTGCACTGTGTACAGATCGGAGAGGTGACGACCGATAAACACCTGAAGTTCTACCTGCACGGTCATCTGGAAGCAGATATCCCTGCCGATAGTCTCGTGCTGGGTGGAGGTGCTCCTCAGTACCACCGCGCCTACACTGAACCTACCTACTTTGAAAAAGTAAAGGCCTTCGATATTCATAAAATACCTGATACCCTGGATCCCCGTTTTGCTGCGGAACGACTGGTAAAACTACCTAACATCGCATCTAAACGCTGGATCTATACCCAGTACGACAGCATGGTAGGTACGGCTAACGCCAGCACAAATGCACCAAGTGATGCAGCTATCGTAACGGTAAAGGGTTCTAAGAAAATTCTGGCATTAACGACCGACTGCAACAGCCGCTATGTATATGCTGATCCGCATCTGGGTGGTCAGATCGCTGTCGCAGAAGCTGCCCGTAATATCGTGTGTAGCGGAGGTGAACCTGTTGCTATTACAAACTGCCTGAACTTCGGTAACCCTTATGATCCGGAAGTATACTATCAGTTCGTATATGCGATCAAAGGTATGGGGGAAGCCTGCCGTAAATTCAATACACCAGTTACCGGTGGTAACGTGAGCTTCTATAACCAGTCTCCCGATGGTGCTGTATATCCTACGCCTACGATCGGTATGCTGGGCCTCCTGGACAATATCAATGATCGTATAACCCTTGACTTTAAAGAGTCAGGTCACCTGATCTACATGCTGGGTCGCAGCCGTAATGATATCAGCAGCTCTGAATACCTCCATAAACTGATAGGCATCGAATTCAGCCCTGCGCCGCATTTCCACCTGGAAGAAGAACACCGTCTACATCAGACAATCGCCAAGCTCAATAAAGCCGGTATTGTCCAGTCAGCACACGATGTGAGTGAAGGCGGTTTGTTTATCACCCTGCTGGAAAGTGCTATGGCAGCTGGTTTGGGCTTCGATATCCATACGAACCCTAACTTCCGTAAAGATGCGTTCCTGTTTGGTGAAAGCCAGAGCCGCGCAATAGTGACCATCAGACCAGAAGACAAAGAGAAATTCGAAGCTGTGCTCCACACCGTCGTTGATGCCACTGAGCACTCTGTGAAGTTTGAAAAGATCGGCATCGTGAAAGGTGAGCACATCATTATCGATGGTGAAGACTGGGGGACAGTCGCCAGCTGGAAACAGCCTTATGATATATCAATCGAGTCTCACTTATAG
- a CDS encoding aminotransferase class I/II-fold pyridoxal phosphate-dependent enzyme, translated as MDIFEKLLKHMGPIGEHSDRAHGYFAFPKLEGEIGPRMNFRGKEKIVWSLNNYLGLANHPEVRATDAKAAADYGLATPMGARMMSGNTNFHEKLEKELSEYMGKEDTTLLNYGYQGIMSAIDAICSRHDVIVYDAECHASILDGLRLHPGKRYVFKHNDIADCEKQLQRAEQLIKGTPGGILVVTEGVFGMAGDQGKLKELVALKERYQFRILVDDAHGFGTMGKTGAGTGEEQGVQDQIDLLFNTFAKSGASIGAFMSGDKAIINYLRYNMRSQIFAKSIPLPLVIGHLKRVELMRKNPEMKAKLWSNVNKLQQGLRDRGFNIGRTNSPVTPIYLQGDIPEATAMCLDLRENYNIFCSIVVYPVIPKGQIIYRLIPTAAHSDEDIELTLKAFSETKEKLDKKVYEVAEIPMV; from the coding sequence ATGGATATTTTTGAGAAACTGCTTAAGCACATGGGCCCTATAGGCGAGCACTCTGACAGAGCTCATGGCTACTTCGCGTTCCCTAAACTGGAAGGTGAAATTGGTCCCCGTATGAATTTCAGGGGTAAAGAGAAAATTGTATGGAGCCTGAATAACTACCTGGGATTGGCTAACCACCCCGAGGTACGTGCTACTGACGCCAAAGCAGCAGCGGATTACGGTCTGGCCACTCCAATGGGCGCCCGTATGATGAGTGGAAACACTAATTTCCATGAAAAGCTGGAGAAAGAATTATCCGAATACATGGGTAAAGAGGACACTACCCTGTTGAACTATGGTTATCAGGGCATTATGAGTGCTATTGATGCCATTTGCAGCCGTCACGACGTGATTGTGTACGATGCTGAGTGCCATGCGAGCATCCTCGATGGTTTGCGTTTGCATCCGGGAAAACGTTATGTATTCAAACACAATGATATAGCTGACTGTGAAAAGCAGTTACAACGTGCAGAGCAACTGATCAAAGGTACACCCGGTGGTATCCTGGTGGTGACTGAAGGTGTGTTTGGTATGGCGGGAGATCAGGGTAAACTGAAAGAGCTCGTTGCGCTGAAAGAAAGATATCAGTTCCGCATCTTGGTAGATGATGCCCATGGATTTGGTACAATGGGTAAAACCGGTGCTGGTACAGGTGAAGAACAGGGCGTTCAGGATCAGATCGACCTGCTGTTCAATACCTTCGCAAAGTCAGGTGCATCCATCGGTGCATTCATGAGCGGTGATAAAGCGATCATCAATTATCTGCGCTATAACATGCGTTCTCAGATCTTCGCAAAATCAATTCCTTTACCACTGGTGATCGGACACCTGAAACGCGTAGAGCTGATGCGTAAGAATCCGGAAATGAAGGCGAAACTGTGGTCTAATGTTAATAAACTGCAGCAGGGACTTCGTGATCGTGGCTTCAATATCGGCAGAACGAATTCTCCGGTTACGCCAATCTATCTGCAGGGTGATATTCCTGAAGCAACAGCTATGTGTCTGGACCTGCGTGAGAACTACAATATCTTCTGTTCGATCGTAGTATATCCGGTTATTCCTAAAGGACAGATCATCTACCGTCTGATCCCGACAGCAGCACATTCTGACGAGGATATCGAGCTGACACTGAAAGCATTCAGCGAGACCAAAGAAAAGCTGGATAAGAAAGTATATGAAGTAGCTGAAATACCAATGGTATAA
- the pafA gene encoding alkaline phosphatase PafA, producing the protein MNCKFLSCVCITATLLVTQTLHAQKATSPKPGQATAWSRPAVQKNINRPKLVVGIVVDQMRWDYLYRYANRYTDGGFKRLLKDGFSCENTLINYTPTITACGHTCIYTGSVPAVHGIVGNDWYNRELSRDVYCAEDSTVNTVGSTSNAGKMSPRNMQVTTIGDELRLSNNFQSKVVGVAIKDRGAILPAGHSATAAYWYDGTTGNWVTSTYYMTQLPDWATDFNSMKWPARYLSQPWTPLYPIETYTLSTADNKPYEGPFKPAVNPTFPHNLGGDKGTPFKSISSTPFGNTMTLEFAKKALEAYGLGKGSVTDMLAISLSSTDYVGHQFGPNSVEVEDTYLRLDKDLAAFFKYLDEKVGKGQYLFFITADHGVAHVPGFMQENKLPGASWSEGKAVSDLNKLAKEQFGVEKAIEGAGNYQLYLNYDAISQAGKSATDVRDFLINTLLKDPAISNAFPLQNLMTTTLPEPMRTMMANGFNRKRSGDIQFVLQPGYIDGGKTGTTHGLWYAYDAHIPLVFMGWGVHAGKSNRTMGMTDITPTIAAMLHIQMPSGNVGHVIEEVAR; encoded by the coding sequence ATGAATTGTAAGTTCTTGTCGTGTGTTTGTATTACGGCAACCCTGTTGGTTACACAAACGCTTCATGCCCAGAAGGCTACCTCACCAAAACCAGGTCAGGCGACCGCATGGAGCAGACCCGCTGTTCAGAAGAATATTAACCGTCCCAAACTGGTGGTGGGCATCGTAGTAGATCAGATGCGCTGGGACTATCTATATCGCTATGCTAACCGCTATACTGATGGTGGTTTTAAGCGGTTATTAAAAGATGGATTCTCCTGCGAAAATACGCTAATTAATTATACCCCCACCATTACCGCCTGTGGTCATACCTGCATATACACCGGTTCGGTGCCTGCTGTGCACGGTATCGTAGGCAATGATTGGTATAACAGAGAGTTGAGCAGAGATGTATATTGCGCAGAAGACTCTACCGTAAATACGGTGGGTAGTACGTCCAATGCCGGTAAAATGAGTCCCCGTAATATGCAGGTCACCACTATTGGTGATGAACTGCGCCTCTCGAATAACTTCCAGAGTAAGGTTGTAGGTGTCGCTATCAAGGACCGTGGCGCTATCCTGCCTGCCGGTCACAGCGCTACCGCTGCCTATTGGTATGACGGCACCACGGGTAACTGGGTAACCAGCACTTATTACATGACTCAGCTGCCTGACTGGGCTACGGATTTCAACAGCATGAAATGGCCCGCCCGCTACCTCAGCCAGCCATGGACGCCCCTGTATCCGATAGAAACATATACCTTAAGTACTGCTGATAACAAGCCCTATGAGGGTCCGTTTAAGCCAGCCGTGAACCCTACCTTTCCGCATAACCTGGGTGGGGATAAAGGCACGCCTTTCAAATCCATCTCCTCTACGCCTTTTGGTAACACCATGACCCTGGAATTTGCCAAAAAAGCACTGGAGGCATATGGGTTGGGTAAAGGCAGCGTAACCGATATGCTGGCTATCAGCCTGTCTTCTACTGACTATGTAGGTCACCAGTTCGGGCCTAACTCTGTTGAAGTAGAAGATACTTACCTGCGCCTCGACAAAGACCTGGCTGCATTCTTCAAATACCTGGACGAAAAAGTAGGCAAAGGACAATACCTGTTCTTTATTACTGCTGATCATGGTGTAGCACACGTACCTGGTTTTATGCAGGAGAACAAACTGCCGGGTGCCAGCTGGTCAGAAGGAAAAGCAGTCAGTGACCTGAACAAACTGGCCAAAGAACAGTTTGGAGTAGAAAAGGCGATTGAAGGTGCCGGCAACTATCAGTTATACCTGAATTACGATGCGATCAGCCAGGCAGGGAAATCAGCAACTGATGTCCGTGATTTCCTCATTAACACATTGCTGAAAGATCCTGCTATCAGCAATGCCTTCCCTTTACAAAACCTGATGACCACTACACTGCCTGAACCCATGCGCACAATGATGGCAAACGGCTTTAACAGAAAACGTAGTGGTGATATACAGTTCGTACTGCAACCCGGATATATCGATGGCGGTAAAACTGGAACAACACATGGTTTATGGTATGCCTATGATGCACACATCCCGTTGGTATTCATGGGCTGGGGTGTTCATGCAGGTAAGAGTAACCGTACGATGGGTATGACAGATATCACTCCTACCATTGCTGCTATGCTACACATTCAGATGCCTAGCGGTAATGTCGGACATGTCATAGAAGAAGTTGCACGATAA